The Setaria viridis chromosome 9, Setaria_viridis_v4.0, whole genome shotgun sequence sequence GTGTCACCATCGCCGGATGCAGATCGGTCGCAGGGGGCCgggcgacgagccgacgatcaTATGGCATCCCGTGTCCCCTGGACCTGGAATGATGAATGGATTAATGATTCACCGCGACCGCGGTCCAGGCACCGCAAGTCCGCGTGGGCAAGGCAGCAGAGACCTCTCGCTTAGCTTGCTGGCCCCGGCCGTGCGTGGTCGAGGACAACCAGTGACCAGTCCACCACGGTCCACGGCTCGCACCACTGATCGACCGCGGCAGGCGGCCGGCCTCCGCGCGCGAACAGGCATGCACCACCTCGGTCGTCGCCGCCTGGTCTCGTGCTCCGATCCCAAGGCTGAAGGCCCCCGACCCTTTGTTCGAGCATGGCAAGGCATGCGACGCAAACAGGCAGGGGCGGCTAGCAGAGCCCACCGAGCCGGTGCCGCGGTGCCGGCAGTTTATCTGTTCTCTTTGCATGCACACAGACTCGCAGAGGGAAACGGGGCAGAGGACTGGAGCGATTTGTCAGCGGCGGTGACAGTGGCCTGTAGCCTGTAGGTAGTGGACTCGGCAGAGCGgaccgccgctgctgccggcgaGTGGTGGTGTCGCTTGCGCGCGCGCTGGCTTTTCCTCGCCCCAGTCCAAACCGCCACCTCTTCGCTGTCGTCGTGAGTCCTGACGTTCCTGGTTTTTGTCCACGGGATGACGGGGATGCAGCCGTGTAGGGTGTAGCTGTAGGCCGGGTGGGATCTCGCATCTCGGCGTCTAGCAGCGTAGCTCAAAATCGAGCTGCTTTTGCCGCCTCTATCTTTTAGTCAGATCAGATCGTGTGTCGCTGCCAtgcatggacatggacatggggGCATCGATCGGCAGGGGCCAGGGCAATGTGCAACTCACGAGTCGACCACATGACGCGTGACTCACATCTGCAGTACATCTCTCCGGGTGGGCATGTGATGCCCTGCGCTTTTGGAAGTACAGGGGCAGGGCCAAGGAATTGCTGATCGCGCTTTTGAAACAGAAAGCATTTTGGCGATGCCCACATGGATCGTGCTCCGAAATGATTGCGTCAAAGCAGGCTCTTTTGGGACGGCCTAATAATCAGGTCAACTGAATGGTAGGAGAACTGGCACGTCATGGTGCCGGGTGTGGTTTGTCACGTCAACAGACTGTCAGCACAGATAATGCAGCACTTTCAGTTCCTCGATTGGTGGGCTACTGATCTTGGTCGGGCTCCCGCCCTCCGATACTGTTACTCGTGCGACAAAGAAAATCATTCTACTCGTGGGCCAAAAAAGAAAGTCATTCTAGTATTATATTAAGTCCGATCAACTAAAATTAAACTAAATTCACGTAAAAAAGTATCAATATTAATTATGGTACCAAATCGATATCATTACATTCACCATAAATGTTAATATTTTCTATATCAATTTGATCAAACTTTTAAGAGGAATTTCCCTATATGCTATTGGAAATTTAACTCATCCTTTTAATTCCATTAAAATTTAGTCCATCCCTTCAGTGCCATTGAAAATTTAACTCCATTCCTTATGTGCCATTGCTGTCAAATAGCTGTTAAGTGAAGATAGAAAACACAATATTACCCCTAAACAAGAAGAGATGAATGCTCTCTCCTGCCGTTGCAACCCAGAACAATACTTTGTGAGCACAGAACAAGCAACGCACTTCAATGCATATGCAGATATGCATAGACCATACATGTTCTTGCTTCACTAATATCTGACCAAATCATTACATTTGCTGATATGCATAGACCATACACTTTCGAGCGACGATGTCAGCCTGCTGCCCATCTCCTCAATCCATCTGTCGCCTTGCTTGCCTCCTCCTGTGTTGCCCCCTCCAGCGACGAAGACGGGACTCTAGCAGACGGACAGCGCTAGCAGACGCGACCCCCTCGTGGCACTGGTGGACGGACGGGAGAGGGGCGCGCCGACCCCTTCCTGACGCGGGCGCGCCGACCAGGGAGTCGAGCGACGCTCGCGGGCGCGCGATGCGTCCTGCGCGCGCGACCCAGCAGGGCGCCGACCCGCGGGGGACGTGTGATGCGAGCGGAGGGACCGCGATGCGGTCATGCTGCCCGCGCGCCTCCAGGAGCTCGATGCGGATGCGGAATCGGTCCTGGGATTTCCAGGGAGAACGAAGAGGGGCGTCGTTTCTGGATGAGGCGTCCCGCGGGGGTAAGAGCAGGCAAAATTATGCATCGGCCTCTTTAAAATTTTCTTTCCCAAATATTATCATCCTACAAcaaattttcaaaaattaactttcctaatatttcaaaacagcCACATCATCACAAGTGGACCCACTCTAGCTGGGCTGCCCTCACCTCCCCCTCACAatctctccctcccctcacgACCTCCTAGAACAGAGCTCCTCGGCCATGTTGTCGCCGTCCACCGACTGTCGAAGCCGAGCCCACACttcccttctcctctccctccttttTAACCCTGTCGGCATGCTCCCCCTCCAAATCCAACACAATGTGTTACTACTCCTCAATTTAATTGAGCCAGCTTGCATCATTATCTCCTCCGTGGGCACCAAGACCTATGCACAGAACTCAAGCACCAACAGTAGTTGCCGCCATCTACGAGCACTCCTCGTCAGCCGCCTCACACCCACGGCACAGGCACAGGTGccagcactgcagcagcagcacacacCCCTCCTCCTGCGCTACACGCCTGAGCCCCCACCTGTCGTCGGCGCCCACTTGCTGGAGCCGCTCACCAAGCTCCGCGCCATGTGCTAGGATGCGCTCCAGGTCCACCTGCACCGCGCGCTCCACAGCCTGACACCATGGTCACACGATCCAGCGCCACGCCTCCTCCAACCCCTACTATAGCGGTGCAGCCTCTCATTAGCCATCCATCTTGCCGGAATCGTGGGCGGCGAAGGCACGGCAGAAGGCAGCGGCAGAGGAATTGTGTGATGGGGCTCCCGACGTCGCTCCCCGTCTGTCggaccaccaccgccaccgccacgagAAGGTGGCCCACCAGATGCGTGGCATAGGGGAGGCTGACATAGTgtcgcaccgccaccgccacgagAAGGTGGCCCACAAGATGCGTGGCATAGGGGAGGCTGACATAGTGGTGACGACGACGTGCCTCGGCGTGGCGAACCTCGCGGGGGAGGGCATCCATCACAGCGTGGGCTCGACCTCGGCACACGCCGTGGCGGTGGCAACGGAAATGCAGGACACCCCTGAGAGACCGCCGCGGAGGCCGACGCCACGGCGGTCACCAcgttgacgacgacgatggcaaTGGTGGCAGCATCCGCGGGAGGTCGGCGGGCCACCGAGACGTGATCCGCGGGAGGTGCGGCTGGACCACGTCGTCGACGCGAGCCGAGCGGGCTCCTCCCGGCGCACGCCCTGGCCTGGAGCACGGCGAGGGAGGCCAGCGCGTCTTGAAAGCTGCTGTGCGCGTCAGCATGGCGGAGGAAAAACAAATCGGCGCAAAGGAATCTGCGCGCGAGAAAGGAGAATGGGGGGTGATTGGGGGAGGAGTGTCGACGCGGAAATATGCAGGGCAATGGAGGAGTTTTTAGTGTCGCTATATTTTTTGGAAGAATAGGGATCTATTGGAGCTTGATTTCTTGTGTTTTTTTCCCTAAACAAGATTTAGGAGTAATATAAGGGAgattttgaagttgctctaagaTTGGCAATAGAATACAAGATGGATGGCATTTTGATAGTGTGAACATGTGGCTTGATGGAAAAACACCTGCAGTGACATCTAGGGATGGAGTTAAATTTTCAATGGCATTGAAGGGATGGTCTAAATTTCGATGGTGTAGAATGGATGAGTTAAATTTCCAATGGCATAGAATTTTCTCAACTTTAAATGGTTAGACTTAGAAAGGAACTAAAATAACTTTAGTTTAGAGCACATATTCTTCCAGCATCGTGCACTGTAAAGCTTTGGATTTAGACCATGTTTGAATCCATTAGCTCTAAGTTAGCTGATATAAATTAGCTGATGCACAGTTTACATCTGAGCGCAACTAATAGTTAGTGTAAGGCATGTTAATGGGACCGTTTTACGCATCGTAATTTAGTAGCTGGAGTCCAAAAATTGCAACCGGGCTCGGCCCAACAGCCCCGTCAAGCTAAAAGCCATGAGATTTGCCAATTGGGCTTATTCATTGCTGAATCAGCAGAAGGGTACTAAAGGCCCATAGTACCCACCCAAACAAGTTGGCCATTTGACGGCACATCTCTGTTAAAACTGGAAGAGACAAAATTGTAAACTGAACTGACACTATCCTTTCTACGCTTCAGCGTGGAATAAACAAATTGTCAATTCCAGTTAGACACAAAGTTAGCAGGCGATTGGCCTTGTGAGCTGTTCGCAACTACGATCACGAAATCCCCCGTAGCATACGAACTGATATCCCCATTTTTGAGGTCTCCAGCGGCGGTCTGCAGCTCTGCACGCGCCAGCCAAACCCATTTTCCCCGCGAGGCCGCGACTGCCCTTCCCCGGCTTTCTTCCCCGGGAAGGCTCGCTGGTCTCCGCATTCCACCCATGACATGGGATTTTAGTCTAGATAGTGGGAAATGCAATCACGATGTGCGCCCTCCACTTGCAGCCTCTGGAGCTACCACGATGACCGATCGaccgtcttcttcttcttcttcttttttgaaaagtGAATTTGACCGTCTTCCACCAAATACTCTAAGTGCAGTGTTGACGCGCTTCATCAGCTTGGATGTCAAGAAATTGTGTGGGAAGACCGCGACCCCAGGGTCCACGGGGCAGAATCTTCCCCTGCACAATTCAGGTGCTTCGAACTCCAGGGATATAAAGGCCCGAAGCGCCTAGATCGTCACCATTCACCATCCTCCACCCAATCCAAGACCCAGCTGCAAACTTGCGATCCTCCCATTCCCATCTGGCCCCCTCCAAGAACCACGATCgcattaaaaaaaaatgctgaaCTCGACTGTGGAGCTGATCGCCCTCTGGGCGTCGTCCAGCCCGTCGCTCCTGGCATTCTGCTTCTCCCACCTCATcatcgccgtcctcctcctcggcggccgcggctgcgCGTCAGGACTGGATGCTGACGGCCGTGGAGACTGGAATTCGGAAGCTGCCCGGGCTGAACCCCTGCATGGTGTCCAAGTACAAGGGGGTAGAAAGAGCGATGGAGGACAAGAGGATGcagccgccgccatggacgtGGCCAacagccgcggccgcgccggcgaggtcgacgcGGCTGCTGTCCAGTTGGGGGCTATCGAAAAGAAGAGCGGAGCTGAGGGGGAGTCCATCGTCGCTGCTGGCGCGTCGCAGGAGAGACGCGCCGGCGATGCGGAGGAGGATGAGCTCATGGAGCGGGCCGAGGAGTTCATCCAGAGGATGAACCGAGCCTGGAGGACGGAGAACGTGAGCCTCTGCTGACGCGCTGCTGCTGTCTCTTGGCCTCTTGGGTGTTGCAGGTGCTCTGCCTGTGCGTTCTGATTCAAAACGGGGAGGAAAGGCAGAGGAAATTATCGAACTTTTGACTTGCCCTGCTATCTGCGGACGAATTTTGATGTCACTAATTTCGGGAACCTTTTCTCTAACCTACGGAGTATAACATAAGATGGAGTTTGAAAATTGGCTCGTGTAGTAAACTGTAAACAAGCAGTGTGACAGGTTTTGCTGTTTTATACGTCACTGTTTCGACGTGTGTGATGGTAGCATTACAATCCCTCCTCAATCAGTCGCGGTCAGGAGTAAGCTCACGCAGCTAGCAACAATCCAAAGACAGCGATGAAACGAATCGCCCAGTGAACTCCGACCAGAGAATAAACTCTCAGAAAACATCCcaacaacaagaagaaaaacatgACGTGGCTAATGAACTTACCACACCGTCACACGTACATAGGGTCTTCGCAACAGCACGTCGCCTAGCAATCTACACGTGCTACGGCGCTTACCATGGAGGcatggagctccttcttgccTACGCAACATGCGCCATCCTCGTCGTCTCCTCCCTGCGCCTCTTCGCCGGCGCCTGCAGCAACCTGCCCCCACCTCCTGGACCTCGACGCCCACCCGTACCGCT is a genomic window containing:
- the LOC117836678 gene encoding uncharacterized protein, which gives rise to MLNSTVELIALWASSSPSLLAFCFSHLIIAVLLLGGRGCASGLDADGRGDWNSEAARAEPLHGVQVQGGRKSDGGQEDAAAAMDVANSRGRAGEVDAAAVQLGAIEKKSGAEGESIVAAGASQERRAGDAEEDELMERAEEFIQRMNRAWRTENVSLC